CGGGCGGACTGTGTCAGGGCGCGCTTGAAGTCATGTACGAAACCGAGAATCTCCTGGCTGAAATCACCGGCATGGCCGCCTACACCATGCACCCCATGGCCGGTGCCCACGGCGAACTGACCGGGGTCATGCTCATGGCCGCCTACCACAAGGACAAGGGCAACAAGAAAACCAAGATCATCATCCCGGACTCCGCCCATGGTACCAATCCGGCTTCCGCAGCAATCGCCGGATACGAAATCGTGTCCATCGAGTCAAAAGACGGTATTGTTGACCCCGAAGCACTGGCTGCCGTGCTCGACGATGAAGTCGCAGGCATGATGATGACATGCCCCAACACACTGGGGCTGTTCGAGAAGCATCTGCCCAAGATCGTCAAGATGCTCAGAAAAGTGGACGCCCTCCTCTATTATGATGGAGCGAACCTCAATGCCATCATGGGCAAAATGCGTGTGGGTGACGTCGGTTTCGACATCGTTCATTGGAACCTGCACAAGACCATGGCAACTCCGCACGGCGGCGGCGGTCCCGGTTCCGGTCCTGTCGGTGTTTCCGAACGGCTGGTTCCCTTTCTGCCTATCTCCCGCGTGGCAAAGCAGGAAGACGGTCAGTTCTTCCTCGACTACAATTATCCGAAATCCATCGGTTACGTAGCCCCGTTCTACGGCAACTTCGGCGTGTACCTGAAAGCGTACGCCTATATCCTGCGCCTGGGTGGTGTCGGTCTGACCCGCGCCTCCGAAAACGCAGTCCTGGCAGCCAACTACATGCGCAAACGTCTGGCCGATCACTTTGAAGTACCCTACAACCGCATCTGCATGCATGAGTTCGTCGCCAGCGCAGCCCAACAGGCCAAAAAAGGCGTCCGCGCTTTGGACTTCGCCAAGGGGCTGTTGGACAAGGGGCACCACGCACCGACCATTTACTTCCCGCTCATCGTGCCGGAAGCGATCATGATTGAACCGACCGAAACCGAGAACAAGGCAACACTTGACGGATTCATCGACGATCTCATTGAACTGGCCGGACTGGTAGACACCAACCCCGAGGCACTGACCTCGGCGCCGGTGACCCTGCCCGTAACCCGTCTGGATGAAACCACGGCCGCACGAGCCATGGAGCTGACTGATGATTTATGATCTCGTGGTAATAGGTTCCGGCCCCGGCGGATTTGACTGTGCAGTCGAGGCCGCCGGTTTCGGCCTTTCGGTCGCGCTGGTGGAAAAAGGGTTCCTTGGCGGCACCTGCCTGAACCGTGGGTGCATTCCTACCAAACTCTGGCTTGGAGCAACGTCTGCCATTGAAGAATTGCACAATCAGGCCAAGATGAAAGTTGCATCCGGCGAAGTCATTGTCGACTTCGCCGCGCTGCAGGGACGGGTACAAAAGCACCTGACCGGCACACGCAAGGCCATGGCCATGCAGCTCAAAAAGCTCGGCATCGACCTTTTCGAAGGACAAGGCTCGCTCTCCGGCGAAGGGGTCATCACTGTCGCCACCGCCGAAGGTGAGCAGAAAGTTGAATACAAAAAACTGGTTGTCGCCACTGGTTCCAAGCCCATTTTCTTCCCGGGCCTTGAGCCGGACAACGACTGTGTACTCGACTCCGACATGTTCCTTGCAATGGAGACCATGCCGAAATCGCTCATTGTGGTAGGTGCAGGTTTCATCGGTCTGGAAATGGCTCAGGTGGCTCACAGATTCGGCGCAAAGATCACTGTGGTCGATGCCATGGATCGCGTGGCTCCGCTTGAAGACCCCGAAGTATCCAAAGCCCTGCTTTCCACCTTCAAACGATGGAAATGGGACGTCCTGCTGCAAAAGCGTGTCTCCGGAGTCCGCACGGTGGACGGCAAAGCCTTGCTGACTCTGGATTCGAGCGAGCAGATCACGGCCGACAAGGCTCTAGTCGCTGTCGGACGCGGTCCTGTCA
The genomic region above belongs to uncultured Pseudodesulfovibrio sp. and contains:
- a CDS encoding FAD-dependent oxidoreductase — its product is MIYDLVVIGSGPGGFDCAVEAAGFGLSVALVEKGFLGGTCLNRGCIPTKLWLGATSAIEELHNQAKMKVASGEVIVDFAALQGRVQKHLTGTRKAMAMQLKKLGIDLFEGQGSLSGEGVITVATAEGEQKVEYKKLVVATGSKPIFFPGLEPDNDCVLDSDMFLAMETMPKSLIVVGAGFIGLEMAQVAHRFGAKITVVDAMDRVAPLEDPEVSKALLSTFKRWKWDVLLQKRVSGVRTVDGKALLTLDSSEQITADKALVAVGRGPVTQGIGLEEAGVTLQFNQIQVDDHLLATPNIYAIGDANGQIQLAHAAAHQAHYVASHAAGKIDAPYASGNVPSVLYGAPEAMRVGAMEHEAFLTDFETCQTSRAQLAANPMAQAHASTQGFIKVIWSGGKVVGITAVGHDVSRLTTAATLIIHQGWTAEDVYSIIFSHPSLDEALLMALKAERKDVQ
- the gcvPB gene encoding aminomethyl-transferring glycine dehydrogenase subunit GcvPB — encoded protein: MKTIFEKSVAGREGCWPCEGIAEEAYIPSELLRSGDIGLPSASELDVVRHFTKLSQRNYGVDGNFYPLGSCTMKYNPKFTEVVASMPGFTRLHPVLPQLQGAGGLCQGALEVMYETENLLAEITGMAAYTMHPMAGAHGELTGVMLMAAYHKDKGNKKTKIIIPDSAHGTNPASAAIAGYEIVSIESKDGIVDPEALAAVLDDEVAGMMMTCPNTLGLFEKHLPKIVKMLRKVDALLYYDGANLNAIMGKMRVGDVGFDIVHWNLHKTMATPHGGGGPGSGPVGVSERLVPFLPISRVAKQEDGQFFLDYNYPKSIGYVAPFYGNFGVYLKAYAYILRLGGVGLTRASENAVLAANYMRKRLADHFEVPYNRICMHEFVASAAQQAKKGVRALDFAKGLLDKGHHAPTIYFPLIVPEAIMIEPTETENKATLDGFIDDLIELAGLVDTNPEALTSAPVTLPVTRLDETTAARAMELTDDL